In the genome of Candidatus Thiopontia autotrophica, one region contains:
- the ubiM gene encoding 5-demethoxyubiquinol-8 5-hydroxylase UbiM: protein MQYDIVVIGGGSAGLSFGCSLAESGIGVLILERQDLDSLQNPKMDGRDFANTHLSKKVMQELGVWQRIPAEEIAPLKAARVVDGDSDYALRFDTSGRSIDELGYLISNHVIRKALYEQVSEARNVEIRCGVEVTALSTNSGSASVTLSTGEQIETEMVVSADSRFSGTRRMMGISADMFDFGRTAIVCRVTHEKPHHETAYECFRYSRTLALLPLNGNRASVVITVPSNQAKRYMEMTVDDFNTTIEEGLGGEFGRMELEGERFSYPLVAVHANHFVGTRYALLGDAAVGMHPVTAHGFNLGLRGQNTLATAMKSAISRGEPFYGHSVLGHYERQQMVASRPIYHGTNAIVRLFTNDSAAARLLRKAALRFGNNFPPVQWAIIHKLTEVGGTGGIDLHLLDGITERIPKKFPKYSTR from the coding sequence ATGCAGTATGACATTGTTGTAATTGGTGGAGGTTCTGCCGGCCTCAGTTTTGGCTGCTCATTGGCTGAGAGTGGTATTGGGGTGTTGATCCTGGAGCGACAGGATCTGGATTCGCTACAGAACCCGAAAATGGACGGCCGAGATTTTGCCAACACCCACCTCTCAAAAAAGGTTATGCAAGAGTTGGGGGTCTGGCAGCGCATTCCGGCAGAGGAGATAGCCCCATTAAAGGCGGCCAGAGTGGTGGATGGCGACTCTGATTATGCACTACGTTTCGATACCAGTGGACGCTCGATAGATGAGCTTGGATATCTCATATCCAACCATGTAATTCGCAAAGCTCTTTATGAGCAGGTCTCAGAGGCGCGTAATGTAGAGATTCGTTGCGGTGTTGAGGTGACAGCCCTGAGCACAAATAGTGGTTCCGCATCAGTAACACTCTCTACAGGAGAGCAGATAGAGACAGAGATGGTGGTATCTGCCGACAGCAGATTCTCCGGTACGCGCAGAATGATGGGGATATCGGCAGATATGTTCGATTTTGGTCGCACCGCAATAGTCTGTCGTGTCACTCATGAAAAGCCCCACCATGAAACTGCCTATGAGTGTTTTCGTTATAGCCGTACTCTGGCCCTGCTTCCATTGAATGGTAACCGTGCCTCAGTGGTAATTACCGTCCCCTCTAATCAGGCGAAGCGATATATGGAGATGACAGTTGATGATTTCAACACAACCATCGAGGAGGGGCTGGGTGGAGAGTTTGGCAGAATGGAGCTGGAGGGCGAGCGTTTCTCATATCCGCTGGTGGCGGTTCATGCCAACCACTTTGTGGGCACCCGTTATGCTCTGCTGGGGGATGCGGCAGTTGGCATGCATCCGGTAACTGCACATGGATTCAATCTTGGCCTGCGTGGACAGAATACCCTGGCAACGGCCATGAAGAGTGCGATCAGCAGAGGTGAACCGTTCTATGGTCACTCTGTGCTGGGTCACTATGAGCGCCAGCAGATGGTTGCCAGTCGTCCCATCTATCATGGAACAAATGCCATTGTGCGTCTCTTTACCAATGATAGTGCCGCGGCACGACTATTGAGAAAGGCGGCACTGCGCTTTGGCAACAACTTCCCTCCGGTGCAGTGGGCAATTATTCACAAGCTGACTGAGGTTGGGGGGACAGGTGGGATCGATCTCCATTTGCTGGATGGAATTACCGAGCGGATCCCGAAGAAATTTCCTAAATACTCAACCCGTTAG
- a CDS encoding SCP2 sterol-binding domain-containing protein, whose protein sequence is MQNSYQSVETGLNPKIPPFIAAPLKMVPNVVHTQLLVAVLNHLFKQQLSEGDLDFLESRTAVIRLLDAGVEFRFTKGRKGLVAHSGEGPIDLAISGDLYDFLQLSLGKEDPDTLFFQRRIRLEGDVELGLETKNLIYGLDVEALSIPAPLRMAFNKAMSFYQTRSK, encoded by the coding sequence ATGCAAAATAGTTACCAATCTGTTGAGACGGGACTGAATCCGAAGATTCCCCCATTTATTGCAGCACCACTGAAAATGGTACCCAATGTGGTCCATACGCAGCTGTTGGTTGCGGTGCTTAACCATCTGTTCAAGCAGCAGCTGAGTGAGGGTGATCTCGATTTTCTGGAGTCGCGTACTGCAGTGATTCGCCTGCTGGATGCCGGGGTGGAGTTTCGTTTCACCAAGGGGCGCAAGGGGTTGGTGGCCCACTCCGGAGAGGGGCCGATTGACCTTGCTATTAGTGGTGATCTCTACGATTTTTTGCAGTTATCACTGGGCAAGGAGGATCCTGATACTCTCTTTTTCCAGCGTCGTATTCGGCTTGAGGGTGATGTAGAGTTGGGGCTGGAGACCAAAAATCTTATATACGGACTGGATGTCGAGGCTCTATCGATTCCTGCCCCACTGCGCATGGCCTTTAACAAGGCTATGAGCTTCTATCAGACAAGATCAAAGTAA
- a CDS encoding U32 family peptidase: MELVCPAGNLPSLKAAVDNGADAVYMGFKDDTNARNFAGLNFNENNIGQGIEYAHSHGARMFAAINTFPQPSGWERWTSAVDRAAEAGIDAVILADMGILDYAANRWPDLKLHLSVQGSATNYEAISFMHKTFGISRVVIPRVLSAPQVRHLAEHTPVPLELFGFGSLCVMVEGRCLLSSYATGRSPNTYGACSPGSHVEWIERDDGGMETRLGGILVDSYNAGESAGYPTICKGRFEVQGKEGYAIEEPTSLNTLELLPEMMDMGIAAIKIEGRQRSPAYVAQVTRVWREAIDACKRNPEAFQVKDAWNAELSKVAEGAQTTLGAYHRSWQ, translated from the coding sequence ATGGAATTGGTATGTCCGGCAGGTAATCTTCCCTCACTGAAAGCAGCGGTCGATAATGGCGCTGATGCGGTATATATGGGGTTTAAGGATGACACGAACGCCAGAAATTTTGCCGGGCTCAATTTTAATGAGAATAATATCGGGCAGGGGATTGAGTATGCTCACAGCCATGGCGCCAGAATGTTTGCAGCCATCAACACCTTCCCACAACCGAGCGGCTGGGAGCGCTGGACCAGTGCAGTAGACCGTGCCGCCGAGGCCGGGATTGATGCAGTTATCCTGGCAGATATGGGAATTCTCGACTACGCAGCCAACCGCTGGCCTGATCTGAAACTGCACCTCTCGGTTCAGGGGTCGGCAACCAACTATGAGGCGATCAGCTTCATGCATAAAACATTCGGCATAAGCAGGGTGGTTATCCCCCGGGTACTCTCTGCCCCGCAGGTACGTCATCTTGCAGAGCACACCCCAGTTCCACTTGAGTTGTTTGGTTTTGGCAGTCTCTGTGTGATGGTGGAGGGGCGTTGTCTGCTCTCCTCCTATGCAACAGGCAGATCTCCAAACACCTATGGTGCCTGCTCTCCGGGTAGCCATGTGGAGTGGATTGAGCGTGATGATGGCGGCATGGAGACCAGGCTGGGCGGTATTCTGGTGGACAGTTATAACGCTGGCGAGAGTGCTGGCTATCCAACCATCTGCAAGGGTCGTTTCGAGGTCCAGGGCAAGGAGGGGTACGCAATTGAGGAACCCACTAGTCTGAATACCCTGGAGCTGTTGCCAGAGATGATGGATATGGGGATTGCTGCAATCAAGATTGAGGGGCGTCAGCGCAGCCCTGCCTATGTGGCGCAGGTAACCAGGGTTTGGCGCGAGGCTATTGATGCCTGCAAACGTAATCCTGAGGCATTCCAGGTCAAGGATGCATGGAATGCAGAGTTAAGCAAGGTGGCGGAGGGGGCACAGACTACACTTGGTGCCTACCACCGTTCGTGGCAATAG
- a CDS encoding arsenate reductase (azurin) small subunit, with amino-acid sequence MLNRRQFLMYSGATAATASTVSLTLFPGTAKAVQTKARVVGYPRKLVGKLSEMKDNVPVMINYPDNGKNSMATMVKTGVKCGGGVGAGRDLVAFSALCTHQGGPLLGRYTAVDEHRVMGSCPLHLSTYDVTRHGIIVSGQAYESLPQVLLELDGDDIYAVGMMGLIYGRNQNLMES; translated from the coding sequence ATGCTCAACCGCCGTCAGTTCCTGATGTACAGTGGTGCTACTGCAGCCACTGCGAGCACTGTCTCTCTTACCCTGTTCCCAGGAACAGCCAAGGCTGTACAGACCAAGGCACGAGTGGTTGGTTATCCTCGCAAACTGGTTGGTAAGCTGAGTGAGATGAAGGATAACGTTCCAGTAATGATCAACTATCCAGATAATGGCAAGAACTCCATGGCTACCATGGTGAAGACTGGCGTTAAATGTGGTGGTGGAGTCGGTGCTGGACGTGACCTGGTTGCATTCAGTGCGCTCTGTACACATCAGGGTGGCCCACTGCTGGGACGTTACACTGCGGTAGATGAGCATAGAGTTATGGGTTCATGCCCACTGCATCTATCTACCTACGATGTGACTCGCCATGGAATCATTGTCTCTGGTCAGGCTTATGAGAGTCTGCCACAGGTCCTCCTGGAGCTGGATGGAGATGATATCTACGCAGTTGGCATGATGGGGCTGATTTACGGCCGTAACCAGAACCTGATGGAATCTTAA
- a CDS encoding arsenate reductase (azurin) large subunit has protein sequence MSTNYYLPEDSAPLPPKHAEVLTTACDYCIVACGYKVYRWPVGSGDGGPTADANAFGQDFPTSALQNWVAPAQHNVVMHGGRPHNVIVVPDKDTQAVNKTGDSSMRGGLLAAKCYNPKTPTRDRLTNPMVRINGTLQPVSWDFALDIAAEVGKYVIKNHGANAYSVKTFSYQYLENTYAIKKYARRNVNTASFTFHDTPSDVTSTPGFRDAGFDNFGPSYDDWGDADVLQIHGTDPYETKTIIYTQFIKPAIERGMKTIWLNPRETAGIAYANSKGPDQTIHFQLTLGTDTVLMGAIARVICENGWEDKDWVNNWVNSKWETSSGFGQGTRNTPWQWRTTWGMFQLKGGYKGYSKWVQSKDEYKVENAAKICDVPAADIIKAAEWLTNKGAGTKASFGIEKGYYWSNNTGNTNAVSSLATICGAGGRPGQVVGRFGGHQRGGAGGGSYPRNKSPEKRPGRRRRSLDTDRYLISGHTRFAHVIGTTWIQAMTGSQSLYHKFHELVLANPNQVKSYDKGDIIETLKKRADSGGMVVINQDIYLRDPIGARFADVVFPAATWGESDFTRSNGERRLRIYNKFYDAPGQAMPDWWIIGGMASRMGYEGFDWKSANEVAEESTRSSRGNRKAYHMIKVAAHREGKTFHEKMREFGTTGIQGPTVYNYNTGELHGTKRLHDTTLTEADMERMGVTQGANMTNKKMTHFNSQTGKVNIQKHPWKLFADFHDWLSPKGDELWFSNGRINEIWQSGFDDVERRPYVTQRWPENWVEIHPDDAKARGIESGDQVMLYSDRVVESKDTILGVHGNDFQFSEMMKNGHLKLTKAAVTAVAVIAPHLKKGMMYGNMLDMRQPNNALQNRVVDQISGNYNYKMGVARVKKIGESKYKKEFRSMSFAPRNII, from the coding sequence ATGTCTACAAATTATTATCTGCCAGAAGACTCCGCACCATTGCCACCCAAGCATGCGGAAGTCCTGACTACAGCCTGTGACTACTGTATTGTTGCCTGTGGCTATAAAGTCTATCGCTGGCCTGTCGGCTCTGGTGATGGTGGTCCAACTGCTGATGCAAATGCATTCGGTCAGGACTTCCCAACCAGCGCCCTTCAAAACTGGGTAGCCCCTGCACAGCATAATGTTGTTATGCACGGTGGTCGTCCACATAACGTGATCGTTGTCCCTGATAAGGACACTCAAGCGGTTAACAAAACCGGTGACTCCTCCATGCGTGGTGGTCTGCTTGCAGCCAAGTGCTACAATCCAAAGACCCCTACCCGTGATCGTCTCACCAATCCTATGGTACGTATCAACGGTACCCTTCAGCCAGTTAGTTGGGACTTCGCTCTCGATATTGCTGCTGAGGTTGGTAAGTATGTCATCAAGAACCATGGCGCTAACGCCTACTCGGTGAAGACATTCTCCTACCAGTATCTTGAGAACACCTATGCGATCAAGAAGTATGCACGTCGTAATGTAAATACTGCATCCTTCACCTTCCACGATACCCCATCTGACGTAACCTCTACACCAGGTTTCCGTGATGCCGGTTTCGATAACTTTGGCCCATCATATGATGACTGGGGAGATGCAGATGTACTGCAGATCCATGGTACAGATCCGTATGAGACCAAGACCATTATCTATACGCAGTTCATCAAACCTGCGATTGAGCGTGGCATGAAGACCATCTGGCTGAATCCTCGTGAGACTGCCGGTATCGCCTATGCAAACAGCAAGGGTCCTGATCAGACTATCCACTTCCAGCTGACACTTGGTACCGATACGGTGCTTATGGGTGCAATTGCCCGTGTCATCTGTGAGAACGGATGGGAGGACAAGGATTGGGTAAACAACTGGGTCAACAGCAAGTGGGAGACCTCTTCCGGCTTCGGTCAGGGAACCCGTAATACCCCATGGCAGTGGCGTACAACCTGGGGCATGTTCCAGCTCAAGGGTGGCTATAAAGGCTACAGCAAGTGGGTTCAGTCCAAGGATGAGTACAAGGTAGAGAATGCCGCGAAGATCTGTGATGTTCCTGCTGCAGATATCATCAAGGCTGCTGAGTGGCTCACCAACAAGGGCGCTGGAACCAAGGCCTCCTTCGGTATCGAGAAGGGCTACTACTGGTCCAACAATACCGGTAACACCAATGCTGTATCTTCACTGGCAACCATCTGTGGTGCCGGCGGACGTCCAGGACAGGTTGTTGGTCGCTTCGGTGGTCACCAGCGTGGTGGTGCAGGTGGCGGTAGCTATCCTCGTAACAAGTCTCCAGAGAAGCGTCCAGGTCGTCGTCGTCGTTCACTCGACACCGATCGTTACCTGATCTCCGGTCACACCCGCTTTGCACACGTAATCGGCACTACCTGGATTCAGGCAATGACCGGTTCTCAGAGCCTCTACCACAAGTTCCATGAGCTGGTACTTGCCAACCCTAATCAGGTTAAATCCTATGATAAGGGTGATATCATCGAGACCCTGAAGAAGCGTGCTGATTCTGGTGGTATGGTTGTGATCAATCAGGATATCTATCTACGTGATCCAATCGGTGCCCGTTTCGCGGATGTGGTCTTCCCGGCTGCAACCTGGGGTGAGTCTGACTTCACCAGATCAAACGGTGAGCGTCGTCTTCGTATCTACAACAAGTTCTACGATGCCCCAGGACAGGCAATGCCAGACTGGTGGATTATTGGTGGAATGGCGAGCCGTATGGGCTACGAAGGCTTCGACTGGAAGAGCGCCAATGAGGTTGCGGAGGAGTCTACACGCTCCAGCCGTGGTAACCGTAAGGCATACCATATGATCAAGGTCGCGGCACATCGTGAGGGTAAAACCTTCCATGAGAAGATGCGTGAGTTTGGTACTACTGGTATCCAGGGACCAACAGTCTATAACTACAACACCGGTGAACTGCATGGAACCAAGCGTCTCCATGACACTACACTGACTGAAGCAGATATGGAGCGTATGGGTGTCACCCAGGGTGCCAACATGACCAACAAGAAGATGACGCACTTCAACTCTCAGACCGGTAAGGTCAATATCCAGAAGCATCCATGGAAACTGTTTGCAGACTTCCATGATTGGCTCTCTCCCAAGGGGGACGAGCTCTGGTTCTCGAATGGTCGTATCAACGAGATCTGGCAGTCTGGATTTGATGATGTTGAGCGTCGTCCTTACGTGACACAGCGTTGGCCTGAGAACTGGGTAGAGATCCATCCTGATGATGCCAAGGCTCGTGGAATCGAGTCTGGTGATCAGGTCATGCTCTACTCTGATCGTGTGGTCGAGTCCAAGGACACCATCCTCGGTGTTCATGGCAATGACTTCCAGTTCTCTGAGATGATGAAGAATGGTCATCTCAAGCTAACCAAGGCCGCAGTCACAGCCGTTGCAGTAATCGCTCCCCACCTGAAGAAGGGAATGATGTACGGCAATATGCTGGATATGCGCCAGCCCAACAATGCGTTGCAGAACCGCGTGGTCGATCAGATCAGTGGTAACTACAACTACAAGATGGGTGTGGCCAGGGTCAAGAAGATTGGTGAGTCGAAGTACAAGAAGGAGTTCCGCTCCATGTCCTTCGCACCACGTAATATCATCTAG
- a CDS encoding photosynthetic protein synthase I, which yields MGERLKTVQGAIAATIALSLSVGVSTAVAAGSHGPVAKIDVNAAKAELGKRLFFDRRLSGDAGIACADCHSPDHGFGSKDALSPGYPGNGHFRNAPSLVNTAHKKTWMHDGRLGTNLNDVTREMLTEDYIMNMDMRMMQERVKQDSEYLALYKAAGMNEPSNGSIRKMLPIFMKTLTTRNAPVDNGTMSDAAKRGGAIFDGKGGCNQCHTGALYSDGGRHNTGVPENLDVFLDPMNHQAYLAYGIGMGVENIFNTKRDIGAAVQTHEADGSDRGMFMTPQLRGLKYSAPYMHNGMMGTLDDVVEFYNQGGGQDSNKSSLLKPLRLTDGEKADLVAYLEALSGDALTGPEFVWSKPFPAEYEVIENWRQVDNRTRAPIK from the coding sequence ATGGGAGAACGACTGAAAACAGTGCAAGGTGCAATCGCAGCAACGATTGCCCTGAGCCTGAGTGTCGGGGTATCCACAGCGGTTGCAGCAGGGTCTCATGGACCAGTTGCCAAGATCGATGTGAATGCTGCGAAGGCTGAGCTCGGTAAACGACTCTTCTTTGACCGCCGCCTATCGGGTGATGCGGGTATAGCATGTGCGGATTGTCACAGTCCAGATCACGGTTTTGGTAGTAAGGATGCGCTTTCACCTGGATACCCAGGTAACGGCCATTTCCGCAACGCACCATCACTGGTGAATACGGCACATAAGAAGACATGGATGCATGATGGCCGCCTCGGTACCAACCTCAATGATGTTACTCGTGAGATGCTCACAGAGGACTACATCATGAATATGGACATGCGGATGATGCAGGAACGTGTCAAACAGGATTCAGAATACCTGGCACTCTACAAGGCTGCAGGTATGAATGAGCCATCAAATGGCAGTATTCGTAAAATGCTCCCTATCTTCATGAAGACTCTGACCACACGCAATGCGCCAGTGGACAATGGGACTATGAGTGATGCAGCAAAACGTGGCGGAGCAATCTTTGACGGCAAGGGTGGATGTAACCAGTGTCATACTGGTGCCCTCTACTCAGATGGTGGTCGTCACAACACAGGTGTTCCTGAGAATCTGGATGTCTTCCTTGATCCAATGAACCATCAGGCATACCTAGCCTACGGAATTGGTATGGGGGTTGAGAATATTTTCAATACCAAACGTGATATTGGTGCGGCAGTACAGACTCATGAGGCTGACGGTTCTGACCGCGGCATGTTCATGACCCCGCAGTTACGTGGTCTCAAGTACAGTGCTCCATATATGCATAACGGCATGATGGGCACGCTTGATGATGTGGTTGAGTTCTACAATCAGGGTGGTGGTCAGGATAGCAACAAGAGCTCTCTGCTTAAGCCACTACGTTTGACTGACGGTGAGAAAGCTGATCTGGTGGCCTATCTTGAGGCACTATCAGGCGACGCACTGACTGGTCCAGAGTTTGTATGGTCCAAGCCATTCCCTGCAGAGTATGAGGTTATCGAGAACTGGAGACAGGTCGATAACCGTACACGTGCACCAATCAAATAA
- a CDS encoding U32 family peptidase, giving the protein MKISLGPILYFWPEEDIRSFYRKVAESPVDIVYLGETICSKRRSLNTDQWIEIAQQLKTAGKEVVLSTLALLEAESELKTLRRICGNGEFLVEANDLAAVNLLSGQGANFVVGHSVNIYNQGTMKVLAEAGMSRWVLPVELSRDTLRELQAERPDLVETEVFAWGRIPLAYAARCYTARHYELPKDDCQYRCLADPDGMLLNTKEGEPFLTINGIQTQSAQSCNLLGAMEEMRELGVDVVRISPQSQFTPEIIALFDQLQRGDISVKDAMEQAASYLPNGGVDGYWRGEAGIAQTEPA; this is encoded by the coding sequence ATGAAGATCTCACTGGGCCCAATCCTCTACTTCTGGCCTGAGGAGGATATTAGATCGTTCTACCGCAAGGTGGCAGAGTCTCCGGTAGATATTGTCTATCTGGGAGAGACCATCTGTTCCAAGCGCCGCTCTCTTAATACAGACCAGTGGATTGAGATCGCACAGCAACTCAAGACGGCAGGGAAAGAGGTGGTGCTCTCTACATTGGCACTGCTGGAGGCTGAATCGGAGCTTAAAACCCTGAGAAGAATATGTGGCAATGGCGAGTTTCTGGTGGAGGCAAATGACCTTGCGGCTGTTAATCTGCTCTCCGGGCAGGGCGCAAATTTTGTGGTCGGACACTCGGTAAATATCTATAACCAGGGCACCATGAAGGTGTTGGCTGAGGCTGGAATGAGTCGCTGGGTTCTTCCGGTCGAGCTATCTCGGGATACCTTGCGCGAACTGCAGGCAGAGCGCCCGGATTTGGTAGAGACAGAGGTCTTCGCATGGGGAAGAATCCCATTGGCATATGCTGCCCGTTGCTATACAGCACGCCACTATGAGCTACCAAAAGATGACTGCCAGTATAGATGTCTGGCTGATCCTGATGGAATGTTGTTGAATACCAAGGAGGGTGAGCCGTTCCTTACCATCAATGGAATCCAGACCCAGTCGGCACAGAGCTGTAATTTGTTGGGTGCAATGGAGGAGATGCGTGAACTTGGGGTGGATGTAGTAAGAATCAGTCCGCAGTCACAATTTACTCCAGAGATAATCGCCCTGTTTGATCAACTTCAGCGTGGTGACATATCCGTCAAAGATGCAATGGAGCAGGCCGCAAGTTATTTGCCCAATGGTGGGGTGGATGGTTACTGGCGTGGTGAGGCGGGGATAGCGCAGACAGAACCGGCCTGA
- a CDS encoding TIGR01212 family radical SAM protein (This family includes YhcC from E. coli K-12, an uncharacterized radical SAM protein.): MALTDYIHTFGSTMQARFGERVHKVSIDAGFTCPNIDGSKGRGGCTFCNNISFSPHGRNPRTVAEQIESGRQVIRKRTGAQSYIAYFQAYTNTYADPDVLDKMYREALDEPDVVGLSIGTRPDCVPDPVLDLLAGYREEGYEIWLELGLQSAFDETLDRVNRLHYFSEYRQAVRSAQLRGIQLCTHLIAGLPGENAYHYRESMERVLELGTDGFKFHPLHVVKGTMLANEWRSGDFVSLTQEEYVNVVVNWIEQAPNSMVYHRLTATASEDILLDPAWCSKKWLVLNAIEDELARRQVDTDNLISQVKAV, encoded by the coding sequence ATGGCGCTGACCGACTATATCCACACATTTGGAAGCACAATGCAGGCCCGTTTTGGCGAGCGGGTGCACAAGGTGTCGATTGATGCCGGCTTCACCTGCCCAAACATCGATGGCTCCAAGGGGCGTGGCGGCTGTACTTTTTGTAATAATATCTCTTTTAGCCCACATGGCAGAAATCCACGAACTGTTGCCGAGCAGATTGAGTCCGGCAGGCAGGTGATTCGCAAACGTACGGGCGCACAGAGTTATATTGCCTATTTTCAGGCCTACACCAATACCTATGCAGACCCGGATGTTCTGGACAAGATGTATCGAGAGGCATTGGATGAGCCGGATGTGGTTGGTCTTTCGATTGGCACACGCCCAGATTGTGTCCCAGATCCGGTACTGGATCTGTTGGCAGGTTATCGTGAGGAGGGTTATGAGATATGGCTGGAGCTTGGTCTGCAATCCGCCTTTGATGAGACCCTTGATCGAGTCAATCGACTTCACTACTTTTCGGAATATCGTCAGGCTGTAAGGTCGGCACAACTGCGGGGGATTCAGCTCTGCACTCATCTTATTGCAGGACTCCCTGGTGAAAATGCATACCATTATCGCGAGAGCATGGAGCGAGTGCTCGAGTTGGGAACTGATGGATTTAAATTTCACCCTCTGCATGTGGTCAAGGGGACAATGTTGGCCAATGAGTGGCGCAGTGGGGATTTTGTCTCATTGACCCAGGAGGAGTATGTGAACGTTGTGGTCAACTGGATTGAACAGGCCCCGAATAGCATGGTCTACCACCGTCTTACTGCTACAGCATCGGAAGATATTCTGCTGGATCCTGCGTGGTGCAGTAAGAAATGGCTGGTTCTCAATGCCATTGAGGATGAGTTGGCGCGCCGTCAGGTAGATACGGATAATCTGATATCACAGGTAAAAGCGGTATGA
- a CDS encoding cytochrome-c peroxidase — MFEKKNRNPIAVAVVMTTTLMVGCTSQAGSVATETAAAPTVVASMDSGTPIVAPGLKPAGASINPSLAALGPVPVPPDNPITPAKVELGKMLFFEPAIGGDTSTPCSACHEPDQGWAWAEDISRGYPGTVHWRNSQTAVNSAYYPRLFWAGSVSSLEAQAKSAAGGAVAGNAEFDIVEARLALMPEYRKRFNEVFGDEMPLYRNAFRAIAAFERAELVQRDAPIDNYFNGDDSALSEEQKRGMALFNGKANCIECHNGPMATDFDFYNIGVPTLERWKTDGLAQITYRYEMYAKGSNEEMYRNSKGDPGFYFRGKNSWDKGKFRVPSLRYTMYTAPYMHNGTLMTLEDVVDFYNEGGGHNDYSKNKSDLIKPLGLSDEEKEDLVAFLEAFSGDEIEIERPKMPGYAPLFTKAELMMEKK, encoded by the coding sequence ATGTTTGAAAAGAAAAACAGAAACCCAATCGCTGTTGCTGTCGTAATGACTACAACATTGATGGTTGGATGTACCTCACAGGCGGGTTCTGTTGCCACCGAGACTGCAGCTGCTCCAACAGTTGTTGCCTCCATGGATAGTGGAACACCTATAGTAGCACCTGGCCTTAAGCCGGCTGGCGCCTCAATCAACCCATCTCTGGCGGCACTTGGTCCAGTACCGGTTCCTCCAGATAACCCCATCACTCCTGCAAAGGTAGAGCTGGGCAAGATGTTGTTTTTTGAGCCAGCAATCGGTGGTGATACCTCAACTCCTTGCTCTGCATGTCATGAGCCGGATCAGGGTTGGGCATGGGCCGAGGATATCTCTCGTGGATACCCAGGTACTGTTCACTGGCGTAACAGCCAGACTGCGGTTAACTCAGCCTACTACCCACGTCTCTTCTGGGCAGGTTCTGTATCCTCACTAGAGGCACAGGCCAAGTCTGCGGCAGGCGGTGCAGTAGCAGGTAATGCGGAGTTCGATATTGTTGAGGCCCGTCTTGCTCTGATGCCAGAGTACAGAAAACGTTTCAATGAGGTCTTCGGCGACGAAATGCCTCTATACAGAAATGCATTCCGTGCGATTGCTGCTTTTGAGCGTGCTGAGCTGGTTCAGCGTGATGCACCAATTGATAACTACTTCAATGGTGATGACAGCGCACTGAGCGAAGAGCAGAAGCGCGGTATGGCTCTGTTTAACGGCAAGGCAAACTGTATTGAGTGTCATAATGGCCCAATGGCTACGGATTTTGACTTCTACAATATTGGTGTGCCTACTCTAGAGCGTTGGAAGACCGATGGTCTGGCACAGATAACTTATCGTTATGAGATGTATGCCAAGGGTTCAAACGAGGAGATGTATCGCAACTCCAAGGGCGATCCAGGCTTCTACTTCCGTGGTAAGAATAGCTGGGACAAGGGTAAATTCCGGGTTCCATCACTGCGCTACACTATGTATACCGCACCGTATATGCATAACGGCACACTCATGACACTGGAAGATGTTGTTGACTTCTATAATGAGGGCGGTGGCCATAATGACTACTCCAAAAACAAGAGTGATCTTATCAAGCCTCTTGGTCTGAGTGATGAAGAGAAAGAAGATCTGGTTGCGTTCCTGGAGGCATTCTCTGGTGATGAGATTGAGATTGAGCGTCCCAAGATGCCTGGTTATGCACCTCTGTTTACCAAGGCAGAGCTGATGATGGAGAAGAAATAA